One Hypomesus transpacificus isolate Combined female chromosome 6, fHypTra1, whole genome shotgun sequence DNA segment encodes these proteins:
- the jag2b gene encoding protein jagged-2b isoform X2 translates to MWNCTRITNCLSIVCLLLTVWSEVAQSTGYFELQLITVQNVNGELSDGECCDGTRNSQDLRCNRDECDTYFKICLKEYQTEVTTSGPCIYGDRSTGVLGGNIFSFKNTKNKNKINDAGKILIPFQFAWPRAYSLIVEAWDWDNTTRNNDEELLIERSIHTGMVNPGDHWQTINHDGPVARIEYRIRVRCDENYYGSKCNDQCRPRDDYFGHYRCEQSGNRVCLQGWMGPECRTAICKQGCNLLHGGCLVPGQCSCNYGWQGQFCDECVPYPGCIHGTCVNPWQCSCERNWGGLLCDKDLNYCGRHQPCVNGGTCMNTEPDEYHCACPDGYSGKTCQIAEHACTSDPCANGGTCHEVPTGFECHCPLGWEGPTCAKDIDECASSPCAQGGTCIDLENGFECVCPPQWAGKTCQIDVKGCHGQCQNGATCKEGARGYRCQCPVGFVGTHCEIQRNKCASGPCHNGGRCHSVLDSFVCECPSQFSGELCEVPSWSPSNPCEPSPCENEASCHSLVGDFYCACREGYEGKTCSDLKDHCRTTPCQVIDSCTITVATNETAEGVRHISSNVCGPRGRCLSQPDGNFTCACDPGFSGTYCHENVNDCVSEPCRNGGTCIDGINSFQCFCPDGWEGRLCDLNVNECGHNPCKNGGLCLDLVNDFYCQCTNNWKGKTCHSRESQCDASTCSNGGTCYDHGDAFRCACPSGWGGSTCNTAKISTCASSPCSNGGTCVGGGDTFTCICKEGWEGPACAHNTDDCNPHPCYNGGICVDGVNWFRCECAPGFAGPDCRINIDECQSSPCAYGATCVDEINGYRCLCPLGRTGSRCQEFIGIGKTCHYAGLQFPHGSRWEEECNNCQCINGNVECTKVLCGRPLCLLQELPSRGAGQQGRPCPGGRECQEHSVLTCFSPPCRQWGVCSLPDPPPPPPAVPTKCRPNSGHLDNNCARISLVFNRVKVPAGTTVENICSELRYLQATRTLAKDHALLLMCELSDSDQNTVEVAISFQPEEQPDHSLIQETASAIVGTLSKRQNSTVMLAVIEVKVETQVMPPSADYLVPILCGLFCLLWLFCIIVCVWWTRKRRKGRERRARATAEESVNNQWEPLRPVAGRRQQQQLKENNREAQQERKKLMGSPYRTSDGGEEEEEEEEETEGELEVELEDGGAESGKRPVCKYSKNDAPSKVVVICTTQSSSSSPLKAPHRTTYSPKDNRWKNVNAAIGGQDLKDHCV, encoded by the exons CTTGGtggaaatatattttcttttaagAATACCAAAAATAAGAACAAAATCAACGATGCTGGCAAGATTCTTATCCCTTTCCAGTTCGCTTGGCCG cGGGCGTACTCTCTCATCGTGGAGGCCTGGGACTGGGACAACACCACCCGCAACA ATGACGAGGAGCTGCTGATCGAACGGAGCATCCACACGGGGATGGTCAACCCCGGGGACCACTGGCAGACCATCAACCACGACGGCCCCGTGGCGCGCATCGAGTACCGCATCCGCGTCCGCTGCGACGAGAACTACTACGGCAGCAAGTGCAACGACCAGTGCAGGCCCCGCGACGACTACTTTGGCCACTATCGCTGCGAGCAGTCGGGCAACCGCGTGTGTCTGCAGGGCTGGATGGGCCCTGAATGCAGGACAG CGATCTGCAAACAAGGCTGCAACCTTCTGCACGGAGGCTGCTTGGTCCCAGGGCAATGCAG CTGTAACTACGGCTGGCAGGGCCAGTTCTGCGACGAGTGCGTGCCCTATCCCGGCTGTATCCACGGGACATGCGTCAACCCTTGGCAGTGCAGCTGTGAGAGGAACTGGGGTGGTCTGCTGTGCGACAAAG ATCTCAACTACTGCGGCCGACACCAGCCGTGCGTCAACGGAGGCACCTGCATGAACACCGAGCCGGACGAGTACCACTGCGCCTGTCCAGACGGCTACTCCGGCAAGACCTGCCAGATCG CCGAACACGCCTGTACGTCCGACCCCTGTGCCAACGGGGGCACGTGCCACGAGGTCCCCACCGGGTTCGAGTGTCACTGCCCGCTGGGCTGGGAGGGCCCCACCTGCGCCAAAG ACATCGACGAGTGTGCGTCCAGCCCCTGTGCTCAGGGCGGGACGTGTATTGACCTGGAGAACGGCTTCGAGTGCGTGTGCCCTCCGCAGTGGGCCGGGAAGACGTGCCAGATAG ATGTAAAGGGCTGTCATGGACAGTGCCAGAATGGAGCAACATGCAAG GAGGGTGCGCGAGGTTATCGCTGTCAGTGCCCGGTGGGTTTCGTAGGCACGCATTGCGAGATTCAGCGCAACAAGTGTGCCAGCGGCCCCTGTCACAACGGCGGCCGGTGCCACTCGGTGCTGGACAGCTTCGTCTGCGAGTGTCCGTCTCAGTTCTCCGGGGAACTCTGCGAG GTGCCAAGCTGGTCCCCCTCTAACCCGTGTGAGCCCAGCCCCTGCGAGAACGAGGCGTCGTGTCACAGCTTGGTCGGGGACTTCTACTGCGCCTGTCGCGAGGGCTACGAAGGCAAAACCTGCTCTGACCTCAAGGACCACTGCAGGACCACCCCCTGCCAAG TAATTGACAGTTGCACGATCACCGTGGCGACCAATGAGACGGCGGAGGGGGTGCGTCACATCTCGTCGAACGTGTGCGGTCCCCGGGGGCGTTGCCTCAGCCAGCCGGACGGCAACTTCACCTGCGCCTGCGACCCGGGATTCAGTGGAACCTACTGCCACGAGA ATGTGAACGACTGCGTGAGCGAGCCGTGTCGCAACGGTGGCACCTGCATCGACGGCATCAACTCGTTCCAGTGCTTCTGCCCCGACGGCTGGGAGGGCCGCCTGTGTGACCTCA ATGTAAACGAATGTGGGCACAACCCATGCAAGAACGGAGGGCTCTGCTTGGACCTGGTGAACGACTTCTACTGCCAGTGTACCAACAACTGGAAAGGAAAAACCTGCCATTCTC GTGAAAGCCAATGCGACGCTAGCACCTGCAGCAACGGGGGCACCTGTTACGACCACGGAGACGCCTTTCGCTGTGCCTGCCCCTCAGGATGGGGTGGCAGCACCTgcaacacag CCAAAATCAGCACCTGTGCATCCAGCCCGTGCTCCAACGGGGGCACCTGTGTGGGGGGCGGAGACACCTTCACCTGCATCTGtaaggagggctgggagggccCCGCCTGTGCCCACA ACACCGATGACTGCAACCCTCACCCATG CTACAACGGCGGGATCTGCGTAGATGGCGTCAACTGGTTTCGCTGCGAGTGCGCCCCTGGGTTTGCCGGACCCGACTGCCGCATCA ACATAGACGAATGCCAGTCCTCCCCCTGTGCGTACGGCGCCACCTGTGTGGACGAGATCAACGGCTACCGCTGTCTGTGCCCGCTGGGGCGGACGGGCTCCAGATGCCAGGAGT ttataggtaTAGGGAAGACTTGCCACTACGCTGGCCTGCAGTTCCCCCACGGTAGTCGATGGGAGGAGGAGTGTAACAACTGCCAATGCATCAATGGCAACGTGGAGTGTACCAAG GTCCTGTGCGGCCGTCCGCTGTGCCTTCTCCAGGAGCTGCCGTCCCGGGGCGCCGGGCAGCAGGGACGTCCGTGCCCCGGCGGGCGCGAGTGCCAGGAGCACAGCGTCCtcacctgcttctctcccccctgccgcCAATGGGGGGTCTGCTCCCTGccggaccccccccctcctccacccgccGTGCCCACCAAGTGCCGGCCCAACAGCGGGCACCTGGACAACAACTGCGCTCGCATCTCGCTCGTTTTCAACCGCGTGAAAGTTCCAGCG GGTACGACCGTCGAGAACATCTGCTCGGAGCTGAGGTATCTCCAAGCCACTCGGACCCTAGCCAAAGACCACGCCCTCCTTCTGATGTGCGAGCTGTCCGACTCCGATCAGAACACGGTAGAGGTGGCCATA tCGTTCCAGCCTGAGGAGCAGCCCGATCACAGTCTCATCCAGGAGACGGCCAGCGCCATCGTCGGCACGCTCTCCAAGCGCCAAAACAGCACCGTCATGCTGGCTGTCATTGAGGTCAAAGTGGAAACGCAGGTCATGCCCCCCTCTGCCG ATTACCTGGTGCCTATCCTCTGCGGGTTGTTCTGCCTTCTGTGGCTCTTCTGCatcattgtctgtgtgtggtggacTCGCAAGCGCAGAAAAGGGCGGGAGAGGAGGGCGCGCGCCACCGCCGAGGAGAGCGTCAACAACCAATGGGAGCCCCTGCGGCCAGTGGCGGGGCGccgacagcagcagcagctcaaaGAGAACAACAGGGAGGCCCAGCAGGAGCGTAAGAAGCTCATGGGCTCCCCCTACAGGACGAGTgacggaggggaggaagaggaggaggaggaggaggagactgagggagagctggaggtggagctggaggatggaggggcagAGTCTGGGAAGAGGCCTGTCTGTAAGTACTCTAAGAATGACGCGCCGTCCAAAGTGGTCGTGATCTGCACCACGCAGAGCTCCTCCAGTTCGCCCCTCAAAGCACCTCACCGGACCACCTACAGCCCAAAAGACAACCGCTGGAAAAATGTCAACGCCGCCATTGGCGGCCAAGACCTCAAAGATCATTGCGTGTAA
- the jag2b gene encoding protein jagged-2b isoform X1, with translation MWNCTRITNCLSIVCLLLTVWSEVAQSTGYFELQLITVQNVNGELSDGECCDGTRNSQDLRCNRDECDTYFKICLKEYQTEVTTSGPCIYGDRSTGVLGGNIFSFKNTKNKNKINDAGKILIPFQFAWPRAYSLIVEAWDWDNTTRNNDEELLIERSIHTGMVNPGDHWQTINHDGPVARIEYRIRVRCDENYYGSKCNDQCRPRDDYFGHYRCEQSGNRVCLQGWMGPECRTAICKQGCNLLHGGCLVPGQCSCNYGWQGQFCDECVPYPGCIHGTCVNPWQCSCERNWGGLLCDKDLNYCGRHQPCVNGGTCMNTEPDEYHCACPDGYSGKTCQIAEHACTSDPCANGGTCHEVPTGFECHCPLGWEGPTCAKDIDECASSPCAQGGTCIDLENGFECVCPPQWAGKTCQIDANECVGKPCLNAYSCKNLIGGYHCDCFQGWSGKNCDINVKGCHGQCQNGATCKEGARGYRCQCPVGFVGTHCEIQRNKCASGPCHNGGRCHSVLDSFVCECPSQFSGELCEVPSWSPSNPCEPSPCENEASCHSLVGDFYCACREGYEGKTCSDLKDHCRTTPCQVIDSCTITVATNETAEGVRHISSNVCGPRGRCLSQPDGNFTCACDPGFSGTYCHENVNDCVSEPCRNGGTCIDGINSFQCFCPDGWEGRLCDLNVNECGHNPCKNGGLCLDLVNDFYCQCTNNWKGKTCHSRESQCDASTCSNGGTCYDHGDAFRCACPSGWGGSTCNTAKISTCASSPCSNGGTCVGGGDTFTCICKEGWEGPACAHNTDDCNPHPCYNGGICVDGVNWFRCECAPGFAGPDCRINIDECQSSPCAYGATCVDEINGYRCLCPLGRTGSRCQEFIGIGKTCHYAGLQFPHGSRWEEECNNCQCINGNVECTKVLCGRPLCLLQELPSRGAGQQGRPCPGGRECQEHSVLTCFSPPCRQWGVCSLPDPPPPPPAVPTKCRPNSGHLDNNCARISLVFNRVKVPAGTTVENICSELRYLQATRTLAKDHALLLMCELSDSDQNTVEVAISFQPEEQPDHSLIQETASAIVGTLSKRQNSTVMLAVIEVKVETQVMPPSADYLVPILCGLFCLLWLFCIIVCVWWTRKRRKGRERRARATAEESVNNQWEPLRPVAGRRQQQQLKENNREAQQERKKLMGSPYRTSDGGEEEEEEEEETEGELEVELEDGGAESGKRPVCKYSKNDAPSKVVVICTTQSSSSSPLKAPHRTTYSPKDNRWKNVNAAIGGQDLKDHCV, from the exons CTTGGtggaaatatattttcttttaagAATACCAAAAATAAGAACAAAATCAACGATGCTGGCAAGATTCTTATCCCTTTCCAGTTCGCTTGGCCG cGGGCGTACTCTCTCATCGTGGAGGCCTGGGACTGGGACAACACCACCCGCAACA ATGACGAGGAGCTGCTGATCGAACGGAGCATCCACACGGGGATGGTCAACCCCGGGGACCACTGGCAGACCATCAACCACGACGGCCCCGTGGCGCGCATCGAGTACCGCATCCGCGTCCGCTGCGACGAGAACTACTACGGCAGCAAGTGCAACGACCAGTGCAGGCCCCGCGACGACTACTTTGGCCACTATCGCTGCGAGCAGTCGGGCAACCGCGTGTGTCTGCAGGGCTGGATGGGCCCTGAATGCAGGACAG CGATCTGCAAACAAGGCTGCAACCTTCTGCACGGAGGCTGCTTGGTCCCAGGGCAATGCAG CTGTAACTACGGCTGGCAGGGCCAGTTCTGCGACGAGTGCGTGCCCTATCCCGGCTGTATCCACGGGACATGCGTCAACCCTTGGCAGTGCAGCTGTGAGAGGAACTGGGGTGGTCTGCTGTGCGACAAAG ATCTCAACTACTGCGGCCGACACCAGCCGTGCGTCAACGGAGGCACCTGCATGAACACCGAGCCGGACGAGTACCACTGCGCCTGTCCAGACGGCTACTCCGGCAAGACCTGCCAGATCG CCGAACACGCCTGTACGTCCGACCCCTGTGCCAACGGGGGCACGTGCCACGAGGTCCCCACCGGGTTCGAGTGTCACTGCCCGCTGGGCTGGGAGGGCCCCACCTGCGCCAAAG ACATCGACGAGTGTGCGTCCAGCCCCTGTGCTCAGGGCGGGACGTGTATTGACCTGGAGAACGGCTTCGAGTGCGTGTGCCCTCCGCAGTGGGCCGGGAAGACGTGCCAGATAG ATGCTAATGAGTGTGTGGGGAAGCCGTGTCTAAACGCTTATTCTTGCAAAAATTTAATTGGTGGATATCACTGCGACTGCTTTCAAGGATGGTCCGGCAAGAACTGTGATATCA ATGTAAAGGGCTGTCATGGACAGTGCCAGAATGGAGCAACATGCAAG GAGGGTGCGCGAGGTTATCGCTGTCAGTGCCCGGTGGGTTTCGTAGGCACGCATTGCGAGATTCAGCGCAACAAGTGTGCCAGCGGCCCCTGTCACAACGGCGGCCGGTGCCACTCGGTGCTGGACAGCTTCGTCTGCGAGTGTCCGTCTCAGTTCTCCGGGGAACTCTGCGAG GTGCCAAGCTGGTCCCCCTCTAACCCGTGTGAGCCCAGCCCCTGCGAGAACGAGGCGTCGTGTCACAGCTTGGTCGGGGACTTCTACTGCGCCTGTCGCGAGGGCTACGAAGGCAAAACCTGCTCTGACCTCAAGGACCACTGCAGGACCACCCCCTGCCAAG TAATTGACAGTTGCACGATCACCGTGGCGACCAATGAGACGGCGGAGGGGGTGCGTCACATCTCGTCGAACGTGTGCGGTCCCCGGGGGCGTTGCCTCAGCCAGCCGGACGGCAACTTCACCTGCGCCTGCGACCCGGGATTCAGTGGAACCTACTGCCACGAGA ATGTGAACGACTGCGTGAGCGAGCCGTGTCGCAACGGTGGCACCTGCATCGACGGCATCAACTCGTTCCAGTGCTTCTGCCCCGACGGCTGGGAGGGCCGCCTGTGTGACCTCA ATGTAAACGAATGTGGGCACAACCCATGCAAGAACGGAGGGCTCTGCTTGGACCTGGTGAACGACTTCTACTGCCAGTGTACCAACAACTGGAAAGGAAAAACCTGCCATTCTC GTGAAAGCCAATGCGACGCTAGCACCTGCAGCAACGGGGGCACCTGTTACGACCACGGAGACGCCTTTCGCTGTGCCTGCCCCTCAGGATGGGGTGGCAGCACCTgcaacacag CCAAAATCAGCACCTGTGCATCCAGCCCGTGCTCCAACGGGGGCACCTGTGTGGGGGGCGGAGACACCTTCACCTGCATCTGtaaggagggctgggagggccCCGCCTGTGCCCACA ACACCGATGACTGCAACCCTCACCCATG CTACAACGGCGGGATCTGCGTAGATGGCGTCAACTGGTTTCGCTGCGAGTGCGCCCCTGGGTTTGCCGGACCCGACTGCCGCATCA ACATAGACGAATGCCAGTCCTCCCCCTGTGCGTACGGCGCCACCTGTGTGGACGAGATCAACGGCTACCGCTGTCTGTGCCCGCTGGGGCGGACGGGCTCCAGATGCCAGGAGT ttataggtaTAGGGAAGACTTGCCACTACGCTGGCCTGCAGTTCCCCCACGGTAGTCGATGGGAGGAGGAGTGTAACAACTGCCAATGCATCAATGGCAACGTGGAGTGTACCAAG GTCCTGTGCGGCCGTCCGCTGTGCCTTCTCCAGGAGCTGCCGTCCCGGGGCGCCGGGCAGCAGGGACGTCCGTGCCCCGGCGGGCGCGAGTGCCAGGAGCACAGCGTCCtcacctgcttctctcccccctgccgcCAATGGGGGGTCTGCTCCCTGccggaccccccccctcctccacccgccGTGCCCACCAAGTGCCGGCCCAACAGCGGGCACCTGGACAACAACTGCGCTCGCATCTCGCTCGTTTTCAACCGCGTGAAAGTTCCAGCG GGTACGACCGTCGAGAACATCTGCTCGGAGCTGAGGTATCTCCAAGCCACTCGGACCCTAGCCAAAGACCACGCCCTCCTTCTGATGTGCGAGCTGTCCGACTCCGATCAGAACACGGTAGAGGTGGCCATA tCGTTCCAGCCTGAGGAGCAGCCCGATCACAGTCTCATCCAGGAGACGGCCAGCGCCATCGTCGGCACGCTCTCCAAGCGCCAAAACAGCACCGTCATGCTGGCTGTCATTGAGGTCAAAGTGGAAACGCAGGTCATGCCCCCCTCTGCCG ATTACCTGGTGCCTATCCTCTGCGGGTTGTTCTGCCTTCTGTGGCTCTTCTGCatcattgtctgtgtgtggtggacTCGCAAGCGCAGAAAAGGGCGGGAGAGGAGGGCGCGCGCCACCGCCGAGGAGAGCGTCAACAACCAATGGGAGCCCCTGCGGCCAGTGGCGGGGCGccgacagcagcagcagctcaaaGAGAACAACAGGGAGGCCCAGCAGGAGCGTAAGAAGCTCATGGGCTCCCCCTACAGGACGAGTgacggaggggaggaagaggaggaggaggaggaggagactgagggagagctggaggtggagctggaggatggaggggcagAGTCTGGGAAGAGGCCTGTCTGTAAGTACTCTAAGAATGACGCGCCGTCCAAAGTGGTCGTGATCTGCACCACGCAGAGCTCCTCCAGTTCGCCCCTCAAAGCACCTCACCGGACCACCTACAGCCCAAAAGACAACCGCTGGAAAAATGTCAACGCCGCCATTGGCGGCCAAGACCTCAAAGATCATTGCGTGTAA